A DNA window from Trichomycterus rosablanca isolate fTriRos1 chromosome 9, fTriRos1.hap1, whole genome shotgun sequence contains the following coding sequences:
- the LOC134320281 gene encoding uncharacterized protein LOC134320281 isoform X1: MASPAERFLKVHRSEIVGRVKSVNGLADCLLEKEVISKEALNEISSQKPEEEQMRTVYKHLNSSKAYELTLEWLKRHESHVMEDLAEKTETPEPSHSREKRQRIQNHEAMDETDCDLQTSPDLKTLSTMAKLDDWVSDPKISEKLVNDLKEKLAQGEMEGLEDYLKDIKLKKSLCLTAKEINEIRQRKDLRSFLTDVKGAKFPKNTLDHFFEKVRSKASTAKKKPEQYSNYDDSINHNADDLNSSGYGSSCSSSFNSRVFPHTVFPNEDVFICEGVTDVSHTHNMEVTDYESKSADLDFKADVPHPTENADQIQQAVRSSGGTRELKEKQEMDDTDCPPQTSSQNLF; encoded by the exons ATGGCGTCCCCCGCCGAACGGTTCCTGAAGGTCCACAGGAGTGAAATCGTGGGCCGAGTGAAGAGCGTAAACGGTCTGGCTGATTGTCTGCTTGAGAAGGAAGTGATTTCTAAGGAAGCATTGAATGAGATCAGTAGCCAGAAACCAGAAGAGGAGCAGATGAGGACAGTTTATAAGCATCTGAACAGCAGTAAGGCCTATGAATTAACATTAGAATGGCTGAAGAGACACGAGTCTCATGTGATGGAAGATCTGG cagaaaAGACAGAGACTCCGGAACCGAGCCACTCGAGA GAAAAAAGACAGAGAATCCAGAACCATGAAGCCATGGATGAAACAGATTGTGATCTCCAAACATCACCAG ATCTCAAGACCTTATCCACCATGGCCAAACTGGACGACTGGGTCTCTGATCCTAAAATCAGTGAAAAACTGGTTAATGACCTGAAGGAGAAGCTTGCTCAGGGTGAAATGGAGGGTTTGGAGGATTATCTGAAGGACATAAAGCTGAAAAAGAGTCTGTGTCTCACTGCTAAAGAGATCAACGAGATCAGACAGAGAAAAGATCTTCGTTCATTTCTTACAGACGTTAAAGGAGCCAAATTTCCTAAAAATACACTTGACCACTTTTTTGAGAAGGTCAGAAGTAAGGCCTCAACAGCCAAGAAAAAGCCTGAACAGTACAGTAATTACGACGACTCCATaaaccataatgcagatgattTGAACAGCAGTGGATACGGATCTTCATGCAGCTCAAGTTTTAATAGCAGAGTGTTTCCTCACACTGTGTTCCCAAATGAGGACGTGTTCATATGTGAAGGTGTCACTGatgtcagtcacacacacaacatggaGGTCACGGATTACGAGTCCAAAAGCGCAGACCTAGACTTCAAAGCGGACGTTCCACACCCAACAGAAAACGCAGATCAGATTCAGCAAGCTGTCAGAAGCAGTGGAGGAACCAGGgaattaaaagaaaagcagGAAATGGACGACACTGACTGTCCTCCTCAAACATCCTCTCAAAACCTTTTTTAA
- the LOC134320281 gene encoding uncharacterized protein LOC134320281 isoform X2, with product MASPAERFLKVHRSEIVGRVKSVNGLADCLLEKEVISKEALNEISSQKPEEEQMRTVYKHLNSSKAYELTLEWLKRHESHVMEDLEKTETPEPSHSREKRQRIQNHEAMDETDCDLQTSPDLKTLSTMAKLDDWVSDPKISEKLVNDLKEKLAQGEMEGLEDYLKDIKLKKSLCLTAKEINEIRQRKDLRSFLTDVKGAKFPKNTLDHFFEKVRSKASTAKKKPEQYSNYDDSINHNADDLNSSGYGSSCSSSFNSRVFPHTVFPNEDVFICEGVTDVSHTHNMEVTDYESKSADLDFKADVPHPTENADQIQQAVRSSGGTRELKEKQEMDDTDCPPQTSSQNLF from the exons ATGGCGTCCCCCGCCGAACGGTTCCTGAAGGTCCACAGGAGTGAAATCGTGGGCCGAGTGAAGAGCGTAAACGGTCTGGCTGATTGTCTGCTTGAGAAGGAAGTGATTTCTAAGGAAGCATTGAATGAGATCAGTAGCCAGAAACCAGAAGAGGAGCAGATGAGGACAGTTTATAAGCATCTGAACAGCAGTAAGGCCTATGAATTAACATTAGAATGGCTGAAGAGACACGAGTCTCATGTGATGGAAGATCTGG aaaAGACAGAGACTCCGGAACCGAGCCACTCGAGA GAAAAAAGACAGAGAATCCAGAACCATGAAGCCATGGATGAAACAGATTGTGATCTCCAAACATCACCAG ATCTCAAGACCTTATCCACCATGGCCAAACTGGACGACTGGGTCTCTGATCCTAAAATCAGTGAAAAACTGGTTAATGACCTGAAGGAGAAGCTTGCTCAGGGTGAAATGGAGGGTTTGGAGGATTATCTGAAGGACATAAAGCTGAAAAAGAGTCTGTGTCTCACTGCTAAAGAGATCAACGAGATCAGACAGAGAAAAGATCTTCGTTCATTTCTTACAGACGTTAAAGGAGCCAAATTTCCTAAAAATACACTTGACCACTTTTTTGAGAAGGTCAGAAGTAAGGCCTCAACAGCCAAGAAAAAGCCTGAACAGTACAGTAATTACGACGACTCCATaaaccataatgcagatgattTGAACAGCAGTGGATACGGATCTTCATGCAGCTCAAGTTTTAATAGCAGAGTGTTTCCTCACACTGTGTTCCCAAATGAGGACGTGTTCATATGTGAAGGTGTCACTGatgtcagtcacacacacaacatggaGGTCACGGATTACGAGTCCAAAAGCGCAGACCTAGACTTCAAAGCGGACGTTCCACACCCAACAGAAAACGCAGATCAGATTCAGCAAGCTGTCAGAAGCAGTGGAGGAACCAGGgaattaaaagaaaagcagGAAATGGACGACACTGACTGTCCTCCTCAAACATCCTCTCAAAACCTTTTTTAA